One part of the Mesomycoplasma conjunctivae genome encodes these proteins:
- the rpsJ gene encoding 30S ribosomal protein S10, with protein MNKNLIKIRLKSYDHRQVDAASKKLILLARELDVQTRGPVPLPTKHEVFTILRSVHINKKSREQFGSRTHKRLVILEINPSNQKAVIDKINRTQLPAGVGLEIEVS; from the coding sequence ATGAATAAAAATTTAATTAAAATTAGGTTAAAATCTTATGATCATCGACAAGTCGATGCAGCAAGTAAAAAACTTATTTTACTTGCTAGAGAACTAGATGTTCAAACACGTGGACCTGTGCCATTGCCTACAAAGCATGAAGTGTTTACAATTCTACGTTCAGTTCACATTAATAAAAAATCCCGTGAACAATTCGGAAGTCGTACTCATAAAAGATTAGTGATTTTAGAAATAAATCCAAGCAATCAAAAAGCTGTTATAGATAAAATTAACAGAACTCAATTACCAGCTGGTGTTGGATTAGAAATAGAGGTATCATAG
- the rplC gene encoding 50S ribosomal protein L3, protein MKGILGKKVGMTQLFTDHGIAIPVTVIEVQPNIVTNVLTQEKNSYDAIQLSVFDKKASRFNKPELGHFQKANTTPKKFVKEFRNFDGYKSGDVVDLSIFEAGEFVDVVGTSKGKGFAGTIKRYNQAIGPRSHGGGGGSKPIRQTGSIGDISGNKVVKGMTMPGHLGHERVTLQNLEIIKVDVENSILVVKGSIPGPKKSFVIIKSASKRSDKKEAVKLEMVEGGK, encoded by the coding sequence ATGAAGGGAATTTTAGGTAAAAAAGTTGGCATGACTCAATTATTTACTGACCATGGAATAGCAATTCCTGTGACAGTAATTGAAGTTCAACCAAACATTGTAACCAATGTACTTACTCAAGAAAAAAATTCATATGATGCAATCCAATTATCAGTTTTTGACAAAAAAGCTAGCAGATTTAACAAACCTGAGTTAGGGCATTTTCAAAAAGCAAATACAACTCCTAAAAAATTCGTAAAAGAATTTCGTAACTTTGATGGTTACAAATCAGGTGATGTAGTAGATCTTTCTATTTTTGAAGCTGGTGAATTTGTTGATGTAGTTGGTACATCAAAAGGTAAAGGTTTTGCTGGTACTATTAAAAGATATAACCAAGCAATTGGTCCAAGATCACACGGTGGTGGTGGAGGATCCAAACCAATTCGTCAAACTGGATCAATTGGTGATATTTCTGGTAATAAAGTTGTCAAAGGTATGACAATGCCTGGGCATTTAGGGCATGAAAGAGTTACCTTGCAAAATCTAGAAATTATTAAAGTGGATGTTGAAAACTCTATTTTAGTAGTTAAAGGTTCAATACCAGGACCTAAAAAATCATTTGTAATTATTAAAAGTGCTTCTAAAAGAAGTGATAAAAAAGAAGCTGTTAAGCTTGAAATGGTAGAAGGAGGTAAATAA
- the rplD gene encoding 50S ribosomal protein L4 — MTQTNKVDNEMVKIEYCPISNHTKFELSTPLNQEIFGLEVPHSQAIFDTILYERASRRRATHKVKSRAEVSGTGKKPWKQKGTGKARAGSRRSPIFVGGGRAFGPTNNKNYAIKVNKKVRRLAFVSALSQLAHEKQILVDDFAMDKISTKELVKKLASYQLAKARFVLIASSDENLFISARNLQNVVVTKPSSLLVEQLIGADVLIISQKEINEIEGRFK, encoded by the coding sequence ATGACTCAAACAAATAAAGTTGATAATGAAATGGTAAAAATTGAATATTGCCCAATAAGCAACCACACCAAATTTGAGCTTTCTACACCTTTAAATCAAGAAATTTTTGGGTTAGAAGTACCTCACTCACAAGCTATTTTTGATACTATTTTATATGAAAGAGCATCAAGACGTAGAGCAACTCATAAAGTAAAATCTCGTGCTGAAGTTAGCGGAACTGGTAAAAAACCTTGAAAACAAAAAGGAACCGGAAAAGCTAGAGCTGGTTCACGTCGTTCTCCAATTTTTGTTGGTGGTGGTCGTGCATTTGGTCCAACAAACAATAAAAATTATGCAATTAAAGTTAATAAAAAAGTACGTAGATTAGCATTTGTTTCAGCACTTTCACAATTAGCACATGAAAAACAAATTTTAGTAGATGATTTTGCAATGGATAAAATTTCTACCAAAGAATTAGTTAAAAAATTAGCTAGCTATCAATTAGCAAAAGCAAGATTTGTTTTAATAGCTTCTAGTGATGAAAACCTTTTTATTTCAGCTCGTAATTTACAAAATGTAGTGGTTACTAAACCAAGTTCTTTACTAGTTGAGCAATTAATTGGTGCTGATGTATTAATTATTTCACAAAAAGAAATTAATGAGATTGAAGGAAGATTTAAATAA
- the rplB gene encoding 50S ribosomal protein L2, with protein MAIKFYKPVTNGRRNMSTLDYRSNLTSDKPEKSLLTILKKKSGRNHEGKITVRHQGGRQKRKYRIIDFKRNKDGIPAIVKSIEYDPNRSANIALLAYKDGEKTYIIAPKGLQVGQVLTSGPNADILVGNTLPLENIPDGTFIHNIELYPGGGAQLIRSAGTSAQLQGKDDDGKYVTIKLKSGEYRKILARCRATIGVVGNEEHSLVNIGKAGRSRHLGIRPTVRGSVMNPNDHPHGGGEGKQPIGRKTPLTPWGKKALGVKTRNNKKPSTKLIIRRRKDSK; from the coding sequence ATGGCAATTAAGTTTTACAAACCAGTTACCAATGGTCGCCGGAATATGTCAACATTAGATTATCGCTCTAATCTAACTTCTGATAAGCCAGAAAAGTCTTTACTTACTATTTTAAAGAAAAAATCTGGACGTAATCACGAAGGTAAAATTACTGTTAGACATCAAGGTGGACGTCAAAAAAGAAAATACAGAATCATTGATTTTAAAAGAAATAAAGACGGTATTCCAGCTATTGTTAAAAGTATTGAGTATGATCCAAACAGATCAGCAAACATTGCTTTATTAGCCTACAAAGATGGAGAAAAAACCTATATAATTGCACCAAAAGGACTCCAAGTTGGTCAAGTTTTAACTTCAGGACCAAATGCTGATATTTTAGTAGGAAACACACTACCACTTGAAAACATCCCTGATGGAACATTTATTCACAACATTGAATTATATCCAGGTGGAGGTGCACAATTAATTAGATCTGCAGGAACAAGTGCGCAACTTCAAGGTAAAGATGATGATGGAAAATACGTAACCATCAAATTAAAATCTGGTGAATACCGTAAGATTTTAGCTCGTTGCCGGGCAACAATTGGAGTTGTAGGTAATGAAGAACACAGCCTTGTCAACATCGGAAAAGCTGGTAGATCTCGTCATTTAGGAATTAGACCAACAGTTAGAGGTTCTGTTATGAACCCAAATGATCACCCACATGGTGGTGGTGAAGGTAAACAACCAATTGGACGTAAAACTCCGCTAACACCTTGAGGTAAAAAAGCACTTGGTGTAAAAACAAGAAATAACAAAAAACCTTCTACTAAATTGATTATAAGAAGAAGAAAGGATAGCAAATAA
- the rpsS gene encoding 30S ribosomal protein S19, with product MARSLKKGPFADDHLLKKVEAMQEAKNKKPIKTWSRRSTIFPDFVGLTFLVHNGKIFNEVYVTDDMVGHKLGEFSPTRTYTGHGKDKGKKK from the coding sequence ATGGCGCGTTCATTAAAAAAAGGTCCTTTTGCTGATGATCATTTGCTTAAAAAAGTTGAAGCAATGCAAGAAGCAAAAAACAAAAAACCAATTAAAACTTGATCAAGACGTTCTACTATTTTCCCAGATTTTGTTGGTCTTACTTTTTTAGTTCACAATGGTAAAATTTTTAATGAAGTTTATGTAACAGATGATATGGTTGGACATAAATTAGGTGAGTTTTCACCAACTCGTACTTATACAGGGCATGGTAAAGATAAAGGTAAGAAAAAATAG
- the rplV gene encoding 50S ribosomal protein L22 codes for MEKNFLKAQAHVKMQRISAQKARLVAALIKKQPTTNALAILHNTNKKAALLFIKLLNSAIANAVNNHGLDGDKLIVEQVLVNEGPTLKRFQPRSKGVASQILKRTSHLSITVAQVELGDK; via the coding sequence ATGGAAAAAAATTTTCTTAAAGCACAAGCGCATGTAAAAATGCAAAGAATTTCTGCACAAAAAGCTCGTCTTGTAGCTGCGCTTATTAAAAAACAACCAACTACCAATGCCTTAGCAATTTTACATAATACCAACAAAAAAGCAGCGCTTCTTTTTATTAAATTACTCAACTCAGCAATTGCCAATGCTGTTAATAATCATGGATTAGATGGTGATAAATTAATTGTTGAACAAGTCTTAGTAAATGAAGGACCAACCTTAAAAAGATTTCAACCAAGATCAAAAGGTGTTGCATCACAAATTTTAAAAAGAACTTCTCATTTATCAATTACTGTTGCACAAGTAGAATTAGGAGATAAATAA